One region of Parambassis ranga chromosome 12, fParRan2.1, whole genome shotgun sequence genomic DNA includes:
- the ttc33 gene encoding tetratricopeptide repeat protein 33 translates to MMTSFGWKRKAGEKVSKSVLQEFEANAKKAEDEGPSQDDEVDWMHAIKRRREVLLEDCAAKSKRLIDEGSLLAEEGRHWEAINKWDEAIQLTPDNPLLYEMKSQVLTILQEVFPAVKAAEMAVKYRPLWWEGWQTLGRAQLNLGEVDLAVRSFQVAIHLCPSERSLWEDDLTWAWKLQKQQLAVKEKIQEEEDTKNQIINAPELEQDYDFESDEVVAACMAVAERQARYEELKRTTVVIDTEGNITNMTSREEESEQTATPSKEQFIKARGL, encoded by the exons AT GATGACCTCATTTGGCTGGAAGAGGAAAGCAGGTGAGAAGGTGTCAAAGTCAGTGTTACAGGAGTTTGAAGCAAACGCAAAGAAAGCTGAGGATGAAGGGCCGAGTCAGGACGACGAGGTGGACTGGATGCACGCCATCAAACGGCGTCGGGAGGTTCTGCTGGAGGACTGTGCTGCAAAGAGCAAAAGGCTGATAGACGAGGGGTCACTGCTGGCTGAGGAAGGCAG GCACTGGGAGGCCATTAATAAGTGGGATGAGGCCATTCAGCTGACCCCAGACAACCCCCTGCTGTATGAGATGAAGTCTCAG GTACTGACCATCCTGCAGGAAGTGTTTCCAGCAGTGAAGGCAGCAGAGATGGCCGTCAAGTACCGCCCGTTGTGGTGGGAGGGCTGGCAGACTCTGGGACGGGCTCAGCTCAACCTGGGAGAGGTGGACCTG GCTGTGAGGTCCTTCCAAGTTGCAATCCACCTGTGCCCGTCGGAGCGCAGCCTGTGGGAGGATGACCTGACCTGGGCGTGGAaactgcagaagcagcagttggCTGTCAAGGAGAAGATTCAGGAAGAAGAGGACACCAAAAACCAGATCATCAACGCCCCCGAGCTGGAGCAGGACTATGATTTTGAGTCGGATGAGGTTGTGGCCGCCTGCATGGCCGTCGCTGAGCGGCAGGCACGCTACGAGGAGCTGAAGAGGACCACTGTGGTCATAGACACTGAGGGGAATATAACAAATATGACAAGCAGGGAAGAAGAATCAGAGCAAACCGCAACGCCATCCAAGGAACAGTTCATAAAAGCAAGAGGACTCTGA